AGGCGTATGTGACAAAGTTGATAAAGTCATAACTTTTGAAAAATTATGTTGTACATATTTTATAAGCAATGTCAGATGAGAGCAAATGAATTGTTTATGAATACGGTAATAGATAGTTTTGATTCAATAATTAATTTAAGAAAAATATTTATTAAAAAGCAAACCAGTATTCTTAAATGGCGAAAAAGGCTTTAATAGTTGGAATATCAGGACAAGATGGTTCGTACCTTTCCAGACTTTTAATAGAGGAAGGATTTGAGGTTAACGGCTCTTCACGAGATGCAGAAGTTACTTCCTTTTCCGGATTAAAGAAGCTTGGAATATTTGACAGGGTTAAGCTGGTATCTATGTCACTTACTGATTTCAGAAGTACAATGCAGGTAATTTTGGACCTTAAGCCAGACTATATATTCAATTTAGCTGGACAGTCATCTGTCGGACTTTCGTTTATGCAGCCAGTTGAAACTTTAGAAAGTATTAGTCTCGGAACACTTAATATTCTTGAGGTAATAAGGTTTCATAGACTAAATGTAAAATTCTACAATGCAAGTTCAAGCGAATGTTTTGGAAATATTAAAAGCGAATATGCTGACGAATCGACTCCATTTCATCCCTCAAGTCCGTATGCAGTGGCAAAATCGGCTGCATACTGGCAGGTGTCAAATTATAGAAGTGCATACAATCTTTTCGCGTGTTCGGGTATTTTGTTCAATCATGAATCTCCTCTGAGGCATGAAAGATTCGTAACAAAGAAAATTATTAAAGCAGCTTGCAGAATAGCAAAGGGCTCGGATGAAATACTCAAACTCGGGAATATATCGATAGTTCGTGATTGGGGATGGGCACCGGATTTTGTTAAGGCAATGTTTATGATACTTGAAAATGAGAAGCCTGAGGATTTTGTGATTGCAACAGGCAAAGCAATTTCACTCGAAGAGTTTGTAAAAATTACTTTCGAACAGCTGAATCTGGATTATAAGAAGTACATTGAAATTGATGAAAGCTTATTCAGACCGGATGAATTAATGTACATCAAGGGCAATCCCGGTAAGGCTTTAAAATTACTCGGATGGAAGCCAATATTTTACGTAGAGGATGTAATAAAGAACATGATTCAATATGAACTAAATAGTAGTATAGTTTGAAAATATATAGAAAAAACCTGCATATATTCTTCTTAAAAGTTATTAAATCTTTGGACCGGGTAAAATAAATTATGAAGTTTATAAAATATCATCTGCCACTTATACTGTTCCTTCTGTTAATATTTATAATGTCTTCGCTACCCGGTGAAACAATTTCAAGTATATCCTTCAAATTCAGTGATAAGATTTTGCATGCGGGTGCATACTTTATCTTGTACTTCCTTTTTCATCACTCTTTAAGTAAGCAGGGGAAGTTCGAGTTCATAAAGGAAAATGCTTTTTTGTTTGCCTTCCTGTTTACTGTGCTGTATGCTGCCTCTGATGAGTTTCATCAAATGTACAATCCCACAAGGAATGCCGATGTATATGATTTAGTTGCCGATGCTGTAGGCGGACTCATTGCTTATTTTTCGGCAAGGTTCATTATTTTCTTAAAAAGCCGGAATGTAGATAACATATCAGCCTGACA
The Ignavibacteria bacterium DNA segment above includes these coding regions:
- a CDS encoding GDP-mannose 4,6-dehydratase codes for the protein MAKKALIVGISGQDGSYLSRLLIEEGFEVNGSSRDAEVTSFSGLKKLGIFDRVKLVSMSLTDFRSTMQVILDLKPDYIFNLAGQSSVGLSFMQPVETLESISLGTLNILEVIRFHRLNVKFYNASSSECFGNIKSEYADESTPFHPSSPYAVAKSAAYWQVSNYRSAYNLFACSGILFNHESPLRHERFVTKKIIKAACRIAKGSDEILKLGNISIVRDWGWAPDFVKAMFMILENEKPEDFVIATGKAISLEEFVKITFEQLNLDYKKYIEIDESLFRPDELMYIKGNPGKALKLLGWKPIFYVEDVIKNMIQYELNSSIV
- a CDS encoding VanZ family protein, giving the protein MKFIKYHLPLILFLLLIFIMSSLPGETISSISFKFSDKILHAGAYFILYFLFHHSLSKQGKFEFIKENAFLFAFLFTVLYAASDEFHQMYNPTRNADVYDLVADAVGGLIAYFSARFIIFLKSRNVDNISA